Proteins encoded in a region of the Synechococcus sp. UW179A genome:
- the hisIE gene encoding bifunctional phosphoribosyl-AMP cyclohydrolase/phosphoribosyl-ATP diphosphatase HisIE — MQPLTSAFIDQLHFNDAGLIPAIAQDWLDGAVLMVAWMNRHSIELTLSSGEVHYWSRSRKELWHKGATSGHTQTVRSIRYDCDADVILITIEQAGDVACHTGARSCFYEDSDQRAPGGPESLAPPADACTELMRVIESRRDHPEEGSYTNKLLKGGDNSILKKIGEESAEFVMACKDNNTDEIAGEAADILFHMQVALAHHGVSWRQVQAVLAARRGAPRRD, encoded by the coding sequence ATGCAGCCCCTCACATCAGCCTTCATTGATCAGCTCCATTTCAATGATGCGGGCTTGATCCCCGCGATCGCCCAGGACTGGCTGGATGGTGCCGTGCTGATGGTGGCCTGGATGAACAGGCACTCCATCGAACTCACCCTGAGCAGCGGTGAGGTTCATTACTGGAGCCGCTCGCGCAAAGAGCTTTGGCACAAGGGAGCCACCAGCGGCCACACCCAGACAGTGAGAAGCATCCGCTACGACTGCGATGCGGATGTGATCCTGATCACGATTGAACAGGCCGGCGATGTGGCCTGTCACACCGGAGCTCGCAGCTGCTTTTACGAAGACAGTGATCAACGCGCCCCGGGGGGCCCGGAGTCGCTTGCTCCCCCTGCTGACGCCTGCACAGAGCTGATGCGCGTGATCGAAAGCCGCAGGGATCATCCTGAGGAAGGCAGTTACACCAACAAACTGCTCAAGGGTGGTGACAACAGCATCCTCAAGAAAATCGGTGAGGAAAGTGCCGAGTTCGTGATGGCCTGCAAAGACAACAACACCGATGAAATTGCAGGCGAGGCCGCCGACATCCTGTTTCACATGCAGGTTGCCCTGGCCCATCACGGGGTCAGCTGGAGGCAAGTGCAAGCGGTGCTAGCGGCCCGTCGGGGTGCACCACGTCGCGACTGA